Proteins encoded within one genomic window of Arachis ipaensis cultivar K30076 chromosome B08, Araip1.1, whole genome shotgun sequence:
- the LOC107614523 gene encoding uncharacterized protein LOC107614523 has translation MEWDRRLRKKMLQEACCFEWQNLIAEASRKGYAKQEELQWNSYGILDKQLKQEWSECVEQRKQMVRPPGSKRAPKSPEQRRKTAEAIAAKWADPMIQYRRGNSKSRVKKNPPTKLISENAASGYTTKLQSDARYVSQTMKFGSVGLPPYRAYSLEEIEVATNNFDSARFMGEGSQGQILQMMDYLKSEDEFVIQTRCPMVMRHFRDDL, from the exons ATGGAATGGGATAGGAGGCTTAGAAAAAAGATGTTGCAGGAGGCATGTTGTTTTGAGTGGCAGAATTTAATTGCGGAAGCATCAAGGAAAGGATATGCCAAGCAGGAAGAGCTGCAGTGGAATTCCTATGGAATCTTGGATAAACAGCTGAAGCAAGAGTGGTCAGAGTGTGTTGAACAAAGGAAACAAATGGTGAGGCCACCAGGTAGCAAACGAGCGCCCAAGTCTCCTGAGCAAAGAAGGAAAACCGCAGAAGCTATTGCTGCAAAATGGGCTGATCCA ATGATTCAGTATAGAAGAGGAAATTCCAAAAGCAGAGTGAAGAAGAATCCTCCAACGAAATTGATATCAGAAAATGCAGCTTCTGGATACACCACTAAGCTACAATCTGATGCAA GGTATGTATCTCAAACAATGAAGTTCGGATCTGTTGGTCTGCCACCTTATCGAGCTTACTCACTGGAAGAGATTGAGGTAGCTACAAACAATTTTGACTCAGCTCGTTTCATGGGTGAAGGTTCTCAAGGACAG ATTCTACAAATGATGGACTATTTGAAGTCTGAAGATGAATTTGTGATCCAAACAAGGTGTCCAATGGTGATGAGACATTTCAGGGATGATCTATGA